In Bacteroides cellulosilyticus, the genomic stretch AATGAACTTGCCCTGACACGAGCCAAGCAAACGTTGGATTCCTTGTACCAGAATTATTCAGTCTCCGGCACATGCCTGTTGCGTGAAAATTATCCTTCCAACATAGGTGATTATACTGCAACCTACCTGGCATCCGAAGAGCAAAAGAATATGCCTAACCTGTATTCCTATCTATGGCCCTATTCCGGAACCTTCTCGGCCGTAAACGCTTTATTCGAGACAACAAGCGATGCAAACTACAAATCATTGCTCGATACTAAAGTATTAATAGGCCTGGAAGAATATTTCGACACCCGGAGAACTCCCGAAGCCTACGCTTCATACATCAACAGCGCAGCGCAATCCGATCGTTTCTATGATGATAATGTCTGGTTGGGAATCGACTTTACCGACGTTTACACGCTTACCAAAGAAGCAAAATATCTCCAGAAAGCACAACTTATCTGGAATTTCATAGAAAGTGGTATGGACAACAACCTGGGAGGCGGTATCTACTGGTGCGAGCAAAAGAAAGAATCCAAGAACACCTGCTCGAATGCTCCCGGTTCAGTCCTCGCGCTGAAACTCTTCAAAGCCACAAAGGACAGCACCTATTTCGTAAAAGGTCAGCACCTTTATGAATGGACCAAAGCGAACCTGCAAGATTCGACCGATTACCTGTACTTCGATAATATCGCCCTGGACGGAAAAATAGGTAAAGCCAAATTTGCCTATAACAGTGGCCAGATGATGCAGTCGGCCGCCCTACTTTACCAACTGACCGGTGACAAAAACTATTTGACCGACGCTCAGAACATCGCCCGGGCATGTCACAACTATTTCTTCATGGACTATGCAACAGAGCAGGGTAAAACCATCAAACTCCTGAAGAAAGGCGATATCTGGTTCACCGCAGTCATGCTCAGAGGTTTTATCGAACTATACCAGGCAGACCGGAACAAAGTCTATCTGGATTCCTTCAACCAAAGTCTGGACTATGCCTGGGAACATGCACGGGATGAGAAAGGATTATTCAGCACCGACCTCAGCGGAAGTACCCACGATAACCGGAAATGGTTGCTGACCCAAGCTGCCATGGTTGAAATGTATGCCCGCCTTGCGGCCGTCAAATAATAAATGAGAATATACTAATACCTTTTAAAACATGAAAAAGAGAAATATCGGTCTATGCGCCGTAGCGTTGTTCTGCATGCACAACAATGCCAAAGCAATGGAGCCAACTTTAAAACAGGACAACACCAAAGTTGTGAACCATGCCCAGGTGACTGCCGCTTACAAGACCAACCGCCCTGCCGTAAAAAACAGACTGTACGTTTCGAAAGCCGTAGAAGCCGAAATCCTGCGGGTAAAGAAACTGCTGACCAACCAGAAACTGGCATGGATGTTCGAGAATTGTTTTCCGAACACACTGGATACCACCGTACATTATCGTTTGCTGGATGGTAAACCCGATACATTTGTCTATACCGGCGACATCCACGCCATGTGGCTGCGCGATTCCGGTGCACAGGTTTGGCCCTACGTGCAACTGGCACACAAAGACCCTGAACTGAAAAAAATGTTGGAAGGCGTCATCCGTCGCCAGTTCATGTGCATCAACATCGATCCTTATGCCAACGGATACAACGATGGCCCTACTGGTGGCGACTGGATGTCAGATATGACCGACATGAAACCCGAACTGCACGAACGTAAATGGGAAATAGACTCCCTCTGCTACCCTCTCCGACTGGCTTACCAATACTGGAAAGAGACAGGCGATGCCAGCGTCTTCGACGAAGCATGGATAGAGGCTATCACCAACATCCTGAAAACGTTCAAAGAACAGCAGCGCAAAGACGGTGTAGGCCCTTATAAATTCCAACGCAAGACGGAACGCGCGCTCGACACACTGAACAATAATGGTCTGGGTGCTCCAGTCAACCCTGTCGGACTCATTGTTTCCTGTTTCCGTCCTTCGGATGA encodes the following:
- a CDS encoding glycoside hydrolase family 76 protein; the protein is MNSKQALFSLLICVMAITGCDTQKQALVGNELALTRAKQTLDSLYQNYSVSGTCLLRENYPSNIGDYTATYLASEEQKNMPNLYSYLWPYSGTFSAVNALFETTSDANYKSLLDTKVLIGLEEYFDTRRTPEAYASYINSAAQSDRFYDDNVWLGIDFTDVYTLTKEAKYLQKAQLIWNFIESGMDNNLGGGIYWCEQKKESKNTCSNAPGSVLALKLFKATKDSTYFVKGQHLYEWTKANLQDSTDYLYFDNIALDGKIGKAKFAYNSGQMMQSAALLYQLTGDKNYLTDAQNIARACHNYFFMDYATEQGKTIKLLKKGDIWFTAVMLRGFIELYQADRNKVYLDSFNQSLDYAWEHARDEKGLFSTDLSGSTHDNRKWLLTQAAMVEMYARLAAVK
- a CDS encoding glycoside hydrolase family 125 protein, yielding MKKRNIGLCAVALFCMHNNAKAMEPTLKQDNTKVVNHAQVTAAYKTNRPAVKNRLYVSKAVEAEILRVKKLLTNQKLAWMFENCFPNTLDTTVHYRLLDGKPDTFVYTGDIHAMWLRDSGAQVWPYVQLAHKDPELKKMLEGVIRRQFMCINIDPYANGYNDGPTGGDWMSDMTDMKPELHERKWEIDSLCYPLRLAYQYWKETGDASVFDEAWIEAITNILKTFKEQQRKDGVGPYKFQRKTERALDTLNNNGLGAPVNPVGLIVSCFRPSDDATTLQFLVPSNFFAVSSLRKAAEILSTVNENGTLAQECTALADEVEIALQKYATYNHPKYGTIYAFEVDGFGNHMLMDDANVPSLLAMPYLGDVDVNDPIYQNTRRFVWSQDNPYFFKGKAGEGIGGPHIGYDMVWPMSIMMKAFTSQDDQEIKECIKMLMDTDAGTGFMHESFHKDDPANFTRAWFAWQNTLFGELILKLVNEGKVELLNQIL